One genomic segment of Oncorhynchus mykiss isolate Arlee chromosome 10, USDA_OmykA_1.1, whole genome shotgun sequence includes these proteins:
- the LOC110534748 gene encoding zinc finger and BTB domain-containing protein 16-A isoform X3, which translates to MSGSVVEFQAQIASIMEVLANAAVTEICKVVDDGYAVVHMEMSQSHKENEFLRRKMKLMELQIARFRAERTKLSEGSVQNRFHGIRLLNRHNHRETATTGPTWQSRNRLSNRSFGNSSIQRDRQPIDVDQDDVSPSKHMDATSDEQSTETEEGQPDLLIIKVEGEADDQDSRISHPARTVEGSRELTTQPAAATTEDFAFPRGNNNYNTAMEQSAETEEGEPDLLIIKDEGVADDQKARSSHPARTVEGSRELTTQPAAATSKDPAFHLSGPRGNNYNNTAMEQSAETEEGEPDLLIIKVEGEADDQDSRISHPDRTVEGSRELTTQLSAATTEDPAFQSSGPRGNNNYNNIAMEVSGSDVVFQSETGNMNQGLQQYTGFESRAERPSLDTKCDMYGGLNLLRDSLNQVCREVVATDNGASAAHTKVMDLGSGPVGPETQTSSDIEMRSVGLENHRFSPKSFHSSSEHVIVIDSVSSGQQVDRDFEWGQVGTASTQVNGTGNTQGEGVFERNAPTMASLHRHFEIPGRGVQQPAHTSLPVGHFRQSATTSSHSSNLATHVRPDTIERLYGCLSCHKKFVHESDLRQHVVVHNRKRAFACTLCEKSFMSRTDLQMHLNVHTGEKPFSCAHCGRRFSHSSNLKRHQKLHH; encoded by the exons ATGTCGGGTTCCGTGGTCGAGTTCCAGGCGCAGATAGCCTCAATCATGGAGGTGCTAGCCAACGCGGCTGTAACCGAAATCTGCAAAGTTGTTGACGATGGCTATGCGGTTGTACACATGGAGATGTCCCAAAGCCACAAGGAGAACGAATTTCTCCGGAGGAAAATGAAATTGATGGAACTTCAGATCGCGAGGTTTCGAGCTGAGAGAACAAAGTTGTCAGAGGGGTCCGTCCAAAATCGCTTTCATGGAATACGCCTCCTAAACAGACACAACCATCGAGAGACTGCAACGACag GACCTACTTGGCAAAGCAGAAACAGACTTTCCAACAGGAGTTTTGGGAACAGCAGCATTCAAAGAGACAGACAGCCCATAGACGTGGACCAAGACGATGTCTCTCCATCAAAGCATATGGATGCTACAAGTGatgag CAGtcaacagagacagaggaagggcaACCAGACCTGCTGATCATCAAGGTGGAGGGAGAAGCTGATGACCAGGACTCTAGGATCAGCCACCCAGCTAGAACAGTggagggcagcagagaactaaccACCCAACCGGCTGCAGCCACCACAGAGGACTTCGCCTTCCCCAGaggcaacaacaactacaacaccGCTATGGAG CAGTcagcagagacagaggaaggggaaCCAGACCTGCTGATCATCAAGGATGAGGGAGTCGCAGACGACCAGAAAGCTAGGTCCAGCCACCCAGCCAGAACAGTggagggcagcagagaactaaccACCCAACCGGCTGCAGCGACCAGCAAGGATCCCGCCTTCCACCTCAGTGGCCCCAGAggcaacaactacaacaacaccgCTATGGAG CAGTcagcagagacagaggaaggggaaCCAGACCTGCTGATCATCAAGGTGGAGGGAGAAGCAGATGACCAGGACTCTAGGATCAGCCACCCAGACAGAACAGTGGAGGGCAGTAGAGAACTAACCACCCAACTGTCTGCAGCCACCACAGAGGACCCCGCCTTCCAGTCCAGTGGCCCCAGAGGCAACAACAATTACAACAACATCGCTATGGAGGTCAGTGGATCTGACGTCGTCTTCCAATCAGAAACAGGGAATATGAACCAGGGACTCCAGCAGTACACAGGATTTGAATCCAGAGCAGAGAGACCGAGTCTGGACACTAAGTGTGACATGTACGGGGGCCTCAATCTCCTAAGAGATTCTTTAAACCAGGTGTGCAGAGAGGTAGTAGCGACTGATAATGGAGCATCAGCTGCTCACACTAAAGTAATGGACCTAGGGAGTGGCCCAGTGGGCCCAGAAACACAGACTAGCTCAGACATAGAAATGAGAAGTGTAGGGTTAGAAAACCACAGGTTTTCCCCCAAGTCATTCCATTCTTCATCAGAACATGTGATAGTGATTGACTCTGTATCCAGTGGACAGCAGGTAGATAGAGATTTTGAGTGGGGTCAGGTGGGTACAGCTTCTACACAGGTCAATGGGACTGGAAATACGCAGGGAGAGGGAGTGTTTGAGAGGAACGCACCTACGATGGCAAGCCTCCATAGACACTTTGAAATACCTGGAAGAGGAGTTCAACAACCAGCTCATACCTCACTTCCTGTCGGCCATTTTAGACAAAGCGCCACAACTTCGTCTCACTCGAGTAATCTTGCCACACACGTTAGACCGGACACCATAGAGCGATTGTACGGTTGCCTGAGCTGCCATAAGAAGTTTGTCCACGAGAGTGACTTGCGGCAGCATGTGGTCGTCCACAACAGAAAGCGGGCGTTCGCCTGCACCTTGTGTGAGAAGAGCTTTATGTCCCGTACCGATCTCCAAATGCACCTGAATgtccacactggagagaagcccttCAGTTGTGCACATTGCGGGCGCAGGTTCTCCCACTCCAGCAATCTGAAAAGACATCAGAAGCTTCATCATTGA
- the LOC110534748 gene encoding zinc finger protein isoform X11: protein MSGSVVEFQAQIASIMEVLANAAVTEICKVVDDGYAVVHMEMSQSHKENEFLRRKMKLMELQIARFRAERTKLSEGSVQNRFHGIRLLNRHNHRETATTGPTWQSRNRLSNRSFGNSSIQRDRQPIDVDQDDVSPSKHMDATSDEQSTETEEGQPDLLIIKVEGEADDQDSRISHPARTVEGSRELTTQPAAATTEDFAFPRGNNNYNTAMEQSAETEEGEPDLLIIKDEGEADDQDSRISHPARTVEGSRELTTQPAAATTEDCAFQPRGNIHNNNYNNTAMEVSGSDAILLQSETGTVNQGPQQHTGFEPKAERPSLDTKCDMNGDLTLLRDSLNQVWREAVATNDGTSAAHTKVMDLGSGPETQTSSDMEMRSVGLENHRFSPKSFHSSSEHVIVIDSVSTGQQVDRGFEWGQVGTATTPQDNGTGNKQGVGGFNRNAPMIHPKSMRDNTTLLVAPGFHPTEKNTGMHLDTGNASEANKDSWSSLASFHRHSEIPGRGVQQPVPASLPDGYFRPSATTFSHSSNFASHFRPGTVERPYGCPSCNKKFIHESDLQHHMTIHTRKRAFACMLCEKSFVSPSKLQVHQNVHTGEKPFSCAQCGRRFSHSSNLKRHQKLHH, encoded by the exons ATGTCGGGTTCCGTGGTCGAGTTCCAGGCGCAGATAGCCTCAATCATGGAGGTGCTAGCCAACGCGGCTGTAACCGAAATCTGCAAAGTTGTTGACGATGGCTATGCGGTTGTACACATGGAGATGTCCCAAAGCCACAAGGAGAACGAATTTCTCCGGAGGAAAATGAAATTGATGGAACTTCAGATCGCGAGGTTTCGAGCTGAGAGAACAAAGTTGTCAGAGGGGTCCGTCCAAAATCGCTTTCATGGAATACGCCTCCTAAACAGACACAACCATCGAGAGACTGCAACGACag GACCTACTTGGCAAAGCAGAAACAGACTTTCCAACAGGAGTTTTGGGAACAGCAGCATTCAAAGAGACAGACAGCCCATAGACGTGGACCAAGACGATGTCTCTCCATCAAAGCATATGGATGCTACAAGTGatgag CAGtcaacagagacagaggaagggcaACCAGACCTGCTGATCATCAAGGTGGAGGGAGAAGCTGATGACCAGGACTCTAGGATCAGCCACCCAGCTAGAACAGTggagggcagcagagaactaaccACCCAACCGGCTGCAGCCACCACAGAGGACTTCGCCTTCCCCAGaggcaacaacaactacaacaccGCTATGGAG CAGTcagcagagacagaggaaggggaaCCAGACCTACTGATCATCAAGGATGAGGGAGAAGCAGATGACCAGGACTCTAGGATCAGCCACCCAGCTAGAACAGTggagggcagcagagaactaaccACCCAACCGGCTGCAGCGACCACAGAGGACTGCGCCTTCCAGCCCAGAGGCAACATCCACAataacaactacaacaacaccgCTATGGAGGTCAGTGGATCTGACGCCATCCTCCTCCAATCAGAAACAGGGACTGTGAACCAGGGACCCCAACAGCACACAGGATTTGAACCCAAAGCAGAGAGACCGAGTCTGGACACAAAGTGTGACATGAACGGGGACCTCACTCTCCTAAGAGATTCTTTAAACCAGGTGTGGAGAGAGGCAGTAGCGACTAACGATGGCACCTCTGCTGCTCACACTAAAGTAATGGACCTAGGGAGTGGCCCAGAAACACAGACTAGCTCAGACATGGAAATGAGAAGTGTAGGGTTAGAAAACCACAGGTTTTCCCCCAAGTCATTCCATTCTTCATCAGAACATGTGATAGTGATTGACTCTGTATCCACTGGCCAGCAGGTAGATAGAGGTTTCGAGTGGGGTCAGGTGGGTACAGCTACTACACCACAGGACAATGGGACTGGAAATAAACAGGGAGTGGGAGGGTTTAACAGAAATGCACCAATGATTCACCCCAAATCGATGAGAGACAACACAACGCTTTTGGTAGCACCTGGTTTCCATCCTACAGAGAAAAATACAGGCATGCATCTTGACACAGGAAATGCAAGTGAGGCCAACAAAGATAGTTGGTCTTCATTGGCAAGCTTCCATAGACACTCTGAAATACCAGGAAGAGGAGTTCAACAACCAGTTCCTGCCTCACTTCCTGACGGCTATTTTAGACCAAGCGCCACAACTTTCTCTCACTCCAGTAATTTCGCCTCACACTTTAGACCTGGCACCGTAGAACGACCGTACGGTTGCCCGAGCTGCAATAAAAAGTTTATCCACGAGAGCGACTTACAGCATCACATGACCATCCACACCAGGAAGCGAGCGTTCGCCTGCATGTTGTGTGAGAAGAGCTTTGTGTCCCCCAGCAAGCTCCAAGTGCACCAGAACGTCCACACTGGGGAGAAGCCCTTCAGTTGTGCACAGTGCGGGCGCAGGTTCTCTCATTCCAGCAATCTGAAAAGACATCAGAAGCTTCATCATTGA